One region of Acidovorax sp. T1 genomic DNA includes:
- a CDS encoding DUF3619 family protein has protein sequence MNTANTPPSELAADRFARRVTARLTSGTDDLPYDISERLRAARMQALAKRKVVVPVRRAAPAVMHTGNTAVLGGGNERGGWWSALVSAVPVMALLVGLVVINMAEDEQGNNEVAEVDAALLTDELPPAAYSDPGFVQFLKTTHTSN, from the coding sequence ATGAACACCGCAAACACCCCCCCCTCTGAATTGGCGGCGGATCGTTTCGCACGCCGCGTTACTGCGCGGCTGACCAGTGGAACGGACGACCTGCCCTACGATATTTCCGAGCGGCTGCGCGCCGCGCGCATGCAAGCGCTGGCCAAGCGCAAAGTGGTTGTGCCAGTGCGTCGCGCCGCGCCTGCGGTCATGCACACTGGCAACACCGCAGTGCTCGGTGGTGGTAACGAGCGGGGTGGCTGGTGGAGTGCACTGGTTTCGGCGGTTCCCGTGATGGCCCTGCTGGTGGGCCTAGTGGTGATCAATATGGCCGAGGACGAGCAGGGTAACAATGAAGTGGCGGAAGTTGATGCCGCCCTGCTGACCGACGAGTTGCCCCCAGCGGCTTACTCCGACCCAGGTTTTGTACAGTTCCTAAAAACCACCCACACCAGCAACTGA
- a CDS encoding RNA polymerase sigma factor, which yields MATEQELSEFLKSVEKRAFKRSVYHVRNEEAALDIVQDSMLKLAEHYGDKPPGELPMLFQRILSNCTLDWFRRQKTRNALFSSMSDFDGPGDDGTEFDLLEAYAGPDNGERAESAEDLARRAQIFKGIEEEIEELPARQREAFLMRYWEEMDVAETAAAMGCSEGSVKTHCFRAVQTLSKALKAKGIEP from the coding sequence TTGGCAACTGAACAAGAACTCTCCGAATTCCTCAAAAGTGTAGAAAAGCGCGCTTTCAAGCGCTCGGTCTACCACGTCCGCAATGAGGAAGCGGCCCTGGATATCGTTCAGGACAGCATGCTCAAACTGGCCGAGCACTACGGCGACAAGCCCCCGGGCGAACTGCCCATGCTGTTTCAACGCATTCTGTCGAACTGCACGCTGGACTGGTTTCGCCGCCAGAAGACCCGCAACGCACTGTTTTCGAGCATGAGCGACTTCGATGGGCCAGGAGACGATGGCACGGAATTTGATCTGCTCGAAGCCTATGCCGGCCCGGACAACGGAGAGCGGGCCGAGAGCGCGGAAGATCTGGCACGGCGTGCGCAGATCTTCAAGGGCATCGAAGAAGAAATCGAGGAGCTGCCTGCACGTCAACGGGAAGCGTTTCTCATGCGTTACTGGGAAGAAATGGATGTCGCAGAAACAGCAGCCGCCATGGGCTGCTCCGAAGGCAGCGTCAAAACGCACTGTTTTCGTGCAGTACAGACCCTCAGCAAGGCACTGAAGGCAAAAGGAATCGAACCATGA
- a CDS encoding acetolactate synthase 3 catalytic subunit: MEISKAELTSAAAASHGNSPASGAQDLMGSEILVKALQAENVQYIWGYPGGAVLYIYDALYKQDTIQHVLVRHEQAAVHAADGYARATGEVGVALVTSGPGLTNAVTGIATAYMDSIPMVIISGQVPTAAIGLDAFQECDTVGITRPIVKHNFLVKDPRDLAMTLKKAFHIARTGRPGPVVVDIPKDVSFKKVPYTGYPESVEMRSYNPVRKGHGGQIRKALQLLLAAKRPYIYTGGGVLLGNASNELRTLVDMLGYPVTNTLMGLGAYPASDRKFLGMLGMHGTIEANNAMQNCDVLLAVGARFDDRVIGNTKHFAQNERKIIHVDIDPSSISKRVKVDIPIVGDVKDVLTELISMIRESSTRPDAGALAAWWDTIEGWRKRDCLKYSMGSGDVIKPQYVVETLWNMTRDADTYITSDVGQHQMWAAQYYRFDEPRRWINSGGLGTMGVGIPYAMGIKLAKPQSEVFCITGEGSVQMNIQELSTCLQYNTPIKICSLNNRYLGMVRQWQEIEYSGRYSHSYMDALPNFVKLAEAYGHVGMLIEHPKDVEPALREARKLKDRTVFMDFRTDPTENVFPMVQAGKGITEMLLGSEDL; the protein is encoded by the coding sequence ATGGAAATCTCCAAGGCTGAACTCACTTCAGCAGCTGCTGCCTCCCACGGCAACTCTCCCGCCTCTGGCGCGCAGGACCTCATGGGTTCTGAAATCCTCGTCAAGGCGTTGCAGGCCGAGAACGTGCAGTACATCTGGGGCTACCCCGGCGGCGCGGTTCTCTATATTTACGACGCGCTCTACAAGCAAGACACCATTCAACATGTGCTGGTGCGCCATGAGCAGGCTGCGGTGCATGCCGCCGATGGCTACGCGCGCGCCACCGGCGAGGTGGGAGTGGCACTTGTCACATCTGGCCCTGGGCTGACCAACGCCGTCACCGGCATCGCCACGGCCTACATGGACAGCATTCCCATGGTGATCATCTCCGGCCAGGTGCCCACGGCGGCCATCGGGCTGGATGCGTTCCAGGAATGCGATACGGTGGGTATCACGCGCCCCATCGTCAAACACAACTTCCTCGTCAAGGACCCGCGCGATCTGGCCATGACGCTGAAAAAGGCCTTCCACATCGCCCGCACCGGCCGTCCTGGCCCCGTGGTGGTCGATATTCCGAAAGATGTGTCGTTCAAGAAGGTGCCCTACACCGGTTATCCCGAGAGCGTGGAAATGCGCTCGTACAACCCGGTGAGAAAGGGCCACGGCGGCCAGATTCGCAAGGCGCTGCAACTGCTGCTGGCGGCCAAGCGCCCCTATATCTACACCGGCGGCGGCGTGCTGCTGGGCAATGCCTCCAACGAACTGCGCACGCTGGTGGACATGCTGGGCTACCCAGTGACCAACACGTTGATGGGCCTGGGCGCCTATCCCGCGTCGGATCGCAAGTTCCTGGGCATGCTGGGGATGCACGGCACCATCGAGGCCAACAACGCCATGCAAAACTGCGATGTGCTGTTGGCCGTGGGCGCCCGTTTTGACGATCGCGTGATCGGCAACACCAAGCATTTCGCGCAGAACGAGCGCAAGATCATCCATGTGGACATCGACCCGTCGAGCATCTCCAAGCGCGTCAAGGTCGATATTCCGATCGTCGGCGATGTGAAGGATGTGCTCACCGAGTTGATCTCCATGATCCGTGAAAGCAGCACCCGCCCCGACGCCGGCGCACTCGCAGCGTGGTGGGACACCATCGAGGGCTGGCGCAAGCGCGACTGCCTCAAATACAGCATGGGCAGCGGCGATGTGATCAAGCCGCAGTACGTGGTCGAGACGCTGTGGAACATGACCCGTGACGCGGACACCTACATCACGTCCGATGTGGGCCAGCACCAGATGTGGGCCGCGCAGTATTACCGTTTTGACGAGCCGCGCCGCTGGATCAACTCCGGTGGCCTGGGCACCATGGGCGTGGGCATTCCCTACGCCATGGGCATCAAGCTGGCCAAGCCACAATCCGAGGTGTTCTGCATCACCGGCGAAGGCTCGGTGCAGATGAACATCCAGGAGCTGTCCACCTGCCTGCAGTACAACACGCCGATCAAGATCTGCTCGCTGAACAACCGTTATCTGGGCATGGTGCGCCAGTGGCAGGAGATCGAATACTCCGGCCGCTACAGCCACAGCTACATGGACGCGCTGCCCAACTTCGTGAAGCTGGCCGAGGCCTATGGCCATGTAGGCATGCTGATCGAGCACCCCAAGGACGTCGAACCCGCACTGCGCGAGGCCCGCAAGCTCAAGGACCGCACGGTGTTCATGGACTTCCGCACCGACCCCACAGAGAACGTGTTCCCGATGGTGCAGGCCGGCAAGGGCATTACCGAAATGTTGCTGGGGTCGGAAGATCTTTAA
- the ilvN gene encoding acetolactate synthase small subunit codes for MKHIIAVLLENEPGALSRVVGLFSARGYNIESLTVAPTEDASLSRMTIQTTGSDDMIEQITKHLNRLIEVVKVVDLTEGAYTERELMMVKVRAVGKEREEMKRMADIFRGRIIDVTEKSYTIELTGDQSKNDAFLQAIDRTAILETVRTGASGIGRGERILRV; via the coding sequence ATGAAACACATCATTGCTGTCTTGCTGGAAAACGAGCCTGGTGCTCTTTCCCGCGTCGTGGGCCTGTTCTCGGCCCGTGGCTACAACATCGAATCGCTCACCGTGGCGCCCACCGAGGATGCATCGCTGTCGCGCATGACGATCCAGACCACGGGCTCCGACGACATGATCGAGCAGATCACCAAGCACCTGAATCGTCTCATCGAGGTGGTCAAGGTGGTTGACCTGACCGAAGGCGCCTACACCGAGCGCGAGCTCATGATGGTGAAGGTGCGCGCCGTGGGCAAGGAGCGCGAGGAGATGAAGCGCATGGCTGACATCTTTCGTGGCCGCATCATTGACGTGACCGAGAAGAGCTACACCATAGAGCTCACCGGTGACCAGTCCAAGAACGACGCCTTCCTGCAGGCCATTGACCGCACGGCCATCCTGGAAACCGTGCGCACGGGTGCCAGCGGCATCGGCCGCGGTGAGCGCATTCTGCGCGTGTGA